From Paenibacillus graminis:
ACCCAATCGATGGTGGATGATACGCTGCAGCCGCTGATGGAAACGCTGGATGCGCAGAAAGATGTCGTATCTTTGCTGCTGCTGCTGGAGCGTGACGACATTGATACATATCACCATTCACTGCAGGTTGGCCTGCTGTCGTATTATATCGCTGCCTGGATGGGTTATTCCAAAGAAGAGCGTTACCAGATCAGCCGTGCAGGCTATCTGCATGATATCGGCAAAAGCCAGGTGCCGTTGTCCATCTTGAACAAAACCGGGATTCTGACTCCTGCTGAAGAGGAAGAACTAAAACGGCATACAACCTTCGGTTATGATATTATCCGCGGTTCCAAGATGGATGAGAAGACGGCGCTTGTAGCGCTGCAGCATCATGAATTTGAGGATGGAACAGGTTATCCGAACCAGATCCTTAAAAGCGGGATTCATCCGTACACGGAAATTGTCGCGGTGGCGAATATTTACATGGGCTTGACCACCTCCCGGCCGAACCAGCCGAAGCAGGGGTTAGTTGCTGTACTTCGCAAGGTGCATGAAATGGGCTTTGGCAAGCTGAACGGAACAGTGGTACAAGCACTTACCGGACATCTGCTGCCAGGGTTTGTAGGCAAAAGTGTGCAACTCTCCAATGGGGAAATCGGGACGATTGTGATGAATAACCCGCTGGATATGTTCAGGCCGCTGGTGAAAGTCGATAATGTGTTCAAAGACCTGTCGCGTGAGCGCAGCTTGTCGGTTGAAGAAATTATTATGTAAATCAAAGAATCATAAGATCAGGCATAAGGTTATCCTATTCGTTGCATAACGGATGATAGGGGTAGCCTTTTTGTATGCCGTGAATTTGTATTGTAATAATAGATTGGCTATGATGAATGAAAGATTAAGATAGGAGAAATGAGGATGAACACCCAAGATCAGATCGAAAAATTCAAGCAGCTTAAATATGATTTGACCCGTTTTATGATGATTTACAAATTTGCACTGGAGGAAATTGAGACCAAAATCGAAATCCTGAAGCAGGAATTCCAGATGCTCCATGACTACAGCCCGATCGAGCATACGAAATCGCGGATCAAATCTCCCGAGAGCATTATGAACAAAATGCTGCGCAAAAACAGCGAGCTGTCGCTGCCTGCGATCAAAGCCAGCATTAAGGATATCGCCGGACTGCGGATTACCTGCTCCTTTATTTCCGACATTTATCAGGTCAGTGCCATGCTGCAGAAGCAGGATGACCTGAAGGTGCTTGGCGTGAAGGATTATATCAAGAATCCTAAGCCCAATGGCTATCAGAGCCTGCATCTGTTGGTCGAGGTGCCGGTGTTTTTGTCCGACTGTCAGGAGCATGTCTGTGTAGAGGTGCAGATCCGCACCATTGCCATGGATTTCTGGGCCAGTCTGGAGCACAAAATCTTTTATAAATACAGCCAGTCCGTTCCTGAGCATCTGACCCGCGAATTGAAGAATGCCGCCGACAAGGCGTATGAGCTGGATCTGCAAATGGAGCGTCTGCACCGGGAAATTAAGGAGATCAAGGATGCCCAGGGCGACGATTCCGATGAAGAGCTCCGCCGGATTATTATCAACAATCAGCAATTTAATCTGCCGGCGAATTTCATCAAGCTGTTAGGCGAATAAAGGAGGGAATACATCGGGATTTTTTTGAAAATCAGTGAAGTGGAGGAGAGATGAGCTTTGAGCAAGCCTAATCTTCGCAGCATAACAGTCAATCAAATCGGCTATTCCACAGAAGGAGCCAAGATCGCCATTGTCAATGGGGAAGGGCAGGGTTTCCGGGTGATCCGTGAAGAGACGGGGGAAGTGGTGTATGCCGGGAAGTCCGGCGCTGCCGTGCTGGATAAGCCCAGCGGTGCCAAGGCCCGTGCGGCTGATTTCTCGGAAGTCAGGACCGCAGGGAGATATTACATTGAAGGAGACGACGGGTCAATATCCGCTTCTTTTGTGATTGCAGACAAGCCCTATCAGGAGCTGCAGCAGGGACTTTTGAAAGCCTTTTATTATTTCCGCTGCGGCGTGGAGCTGACCGGGGAATATGCCGGTCCATGGGCACACGGTGCATGCCATACGGCAGAAGGCATCGTGCACGGGCAACCGGAGAAGCGCCTCGACGGCTGCGGAGGCTGGCATGATGCCGGAGATTACGGCAAATACTCCGGCCCGGGCGCCAAGGCTATTGCCGATCTGCTGCTGGCCTATGAGCTGTACCCGGCAGCTTTTGAGGCTGCGGTTCCGCTGCCGGAGAGCGACGGCCGGACGCCGGATGTACTGCTGGAGTGCAAGGTGGAGCTGGACTGGCTGTTCAAGATGCAGGAAGCCGGTACAGGCGGAGTGTACCACAAGCTGACGACATTGAACTTCCCCGGTCTTGATGTGATGCCGGAGAACGACACTGCGGAGCTGTACATCTCACCGGTATCGGCCGCGGCGACGGGTGACTTTGCCGGGGTGATGGCGATGGCGGCAAGAGTCTATGAGCCATACGACCAGGCTTATGCACGCCAATGCCTGGCGGCGGCGCAGGCCGCCTGGACCTGGCTGGAGCAGCATCCCGGGGTGCCCGGGTTCACCAATCCGCCGGGAATTACCACCGGTGAATACGGTGACGGGAATGATCAGGACGAACGGTTCTGGGCAGCCGCAGAACTCTACCGCACTACTGGCATGGAAGTCTATCATGAGGCGGTTCAGGCGCTGGCGAAGCTGCCGTTCCCGAAATACAGCCTGGGCTGGGCGGACATGGGCGGCTATGGCACGCTGGCGTATCTTCTGAGCGGGAAATCAGCCACTCAGACGGCGCTGTATGCTTCGCTGAAGCAGGGGTTGCTTGCTGAGGCTGACCGCCTGGTACAGCAGTGCCGGGAGGACGGCTACCGGATTTCCTTGCTGGAAGAGGATTATATCTGGGGCAGCAATATGCTGGTGATGAACAATGCCATGCTGCTGCTGGCGGCAGAGCATTTCAGCGGGAACACAGCCTATGCCGGCTGCGCGCTGGATCATCTGCATTATCTGATGGGCCGCAATGTGCTGGACATCAGCTATGTGACCGGGTTCGGCGACCGTCCGGTGATGCACCCGCATCACCGCCCCTCTGTAGGGGATGGTGTTGCCGATCCGGTGCCCGGCATGGTATCCGGCGGTCCCGACCGCGGGCTGCATGATGAGTATGCTGCCCGGCATCTGCAAGGCAAGCCGGCCGCGCAGTGCTTTGCCGATCATGACCTCAGCTATTCCACGAATGAGGTCACGATCTATTGGAACTCTCCGGCTGTGTTCGTGACGGCACGGTTTAATGTGTAAGGAAAATCTGCAAAGGAGCGACTTCCAGTGAATCCTTACAAAGTAGTCAGCTTGGATATGTTTCAGACTCTGGTGAACATTGAAGGCCGGAGGAACCGCATCTGGAAGCCGATTCTGCAGCAGGATTTTAGCGAAGCACGGGCTTTGGAGCTGGCTCAAGCCCTGCTAAACCATTATTTTGCGCAAGCAGCAGCCATTCGTGATGCCGGGAGCTTTTGCACCAGCCAGGAAATATACCGCAGCGGCTTTGAGAAAGTCTTCCACGAGCATAGGCTGAGCTTTGATTGTCATGAGGCTGTGGATATTCTCTTTGCCGAGCATCGGCTGTCCGGCCTCTATGCAGACACCCGGCCCTTCCTGCAGAAGATCTCTGAAGCGTATCAGGTCTGCATTGTCAGCGACACGGATACTCTGATGCTGCCGGATTTCTATAAGGAGTATCCGATCAGGCTGTTCACTTCAGAAGATTACGGCTCCTACAAAAATGACGGGTTGAACCGGATGTTCACAGAGGTTATCGCATACTATGGCGTGCAGCCCGGGGAAATACTGCATATAGGAGATTCGGCCTCGGATGTGCTGGGAGCGGCCAGAGCGGGAATCCGCAGCTGCTGGATCAACCGGACGGGATCAGCCTGGAATCATGCTGGGCAGCCGCCGGATTATACAGTAGGCAATCTTGAAGAGATTTATGCGATTCTTGAGCCGGGGGTTCATACCGCACATACTTGATACCAAGATACAGTAGAAGGGAAGGTATTCTTCATGGAACTGCAACTGAAAGGTCAAACAGCGCTGATTACCGGATCAATTCTTTGAGATCCCGGACAGCGAATGGCTGAGATTTTTTGAGGTAAATGTACTGAGCGGTATCCGGTTAAGCCGGCACTATCTGCAGGGGATGCTCCGGCGGAATGCGGGACGGGTGATCTTTATCGGAAGTGAGGCAGCGGTAATGCCATCACAGGAAATGGCCCACTACAGTGCCACCAAAACGATGCAGCTGTCCGTCTCACGAAGCTTGGCTGAGCTGACCGGCGGAACGAAGGTGACCGTCAATACTGTACTTCCCGGCTCTACCTTGACCGAAGGGGTGGAAAAGATGCTGCAGACCTTGTATCCCCATGAGAACCTCAGTCCAGCGGAAGCAGAGAAACGGTTCATGAAGGAAAACCGTCCGACCTCAATCCTTGAAAGATTGATCTGGCCCGAGGAGATTGCCGAGTTTGTAGCCTTTCTGAGCAGTCCTCTGTCTGCTGCCATCAATGGGGCGGCATTGCGTGCAGATGGTGGATTGGTACGCAGCGTGTTCTAAAGTAAAAATATCATAGATACTTCATAATCCTGTTGCTGGAACGATGACTCTGGACATGGCGATCCGGAGGTGCAAATGTCAAAACCCCCATCTTTTTGCTTAGACCACCTCTATGATTGGACGGAACGGCTGGTAATTCCGGGAGAATGAAAAGAGCAAGCGGATTTGGGAGTTCTTCCCGCCGTTTGCTCTTTTTATCTGTTTTTCCGGAATCTTTAGTCTCGTGAGAAATCCGGCTGTAATTTTATCCCCTTGAAATTCTGCCCTGTAATTACCAATAAATCTGCCTTTGCATCATTGATCTGGAAGAAAAAACTGCTGGTGGACTCTGTTGTCCAATCGTATAATTAAACAAAGATAAACCTGTCGGCAGCTGCCGCCCAGCATTACAAGGAGGTTAAGGAATGCCCAGACTGGGAGGAGCAGGACAAAGACCACAGAAGAAACTCAGTCTTACCCTACTGCTGATCGGTCTGGTCACACTGGTGGTTCTGCTGACTTCAACGATCCTGCTCACCGCTTCATATCATTCGAAAAAAAAGTCGCTGATAGAAACGACCCTGAATTTGAATCAGGCCAATGCCGACCGCATGAGCCGGACAATGGATTCCCTGTTCCGTTCCATGCGCAGCAGTATGGCATACAGTGCGGACAAGCTGTCCAGGCTCGATGTGCTGCCGTCCGGGGAAGTGGATGATTACCTTGAATTGATGCGCAAGAGCAGCACTTATTTTAATTCAATTCTTTTGGTAGGGGCAGATGGAATTGTCCGCAATACCTCACCGGCAACGCTTGGAATGGAAGGCAAGCCGATTAAGTCCCCTTGGGCCCTAGAAGCGCTTGGTCTTAAAAGCCCATATCTCTCTGAGCCATACACTGCTGTTTCGACGGGCAGAATGATCATTTTTATGAGCGAGCCGGTATATGCTCCGGATAAGCATTATCTTGGGCAGCTGGGCGGCACGATCTACCTGCAGGATAACAATATCCTAAATATGATTTTTGGGAACACGGATGATATCGATGCTTCTGGTTCGTATTATTATATCGTCAGCTCCAGCGGGCATCTGCTGTTTCATCCCGACAAAGAACGGATTAATGAAGACGTTAGCGGCAATGAAGTGGTCCGGGAATTGATGAAAGGCAACAGCGGGCAGAGAGAGGCGTTGAACCTAAGAGGTGTACAGCTGCTGGCCGGCTATTCCAGTGTTCAGGCCAATGGATGGGGAATTGTAGTAGTTTCCCCTGTGAGCTTCATTCAGAAGGAGCTATGGAGCCAAATCCGTACCACTCTTGCTTATACGTTGATTCCCTTTGCGGTTCTGCTGCTTCTTGCTGTTCTCCTGGCCCATCAATTAGCCCAGCCTTTTGTTATGCTTGCTGATCTGATGAGCAGAGTGGGCAAGGGAAAAGCAGAGCTGCCTGAACTGAAGCCGCACTGGAACCGGGAGGCGGACCTTTTGACCAAAGCGGTCACCATAGCCTGGAGTAATATCCAGAAGCATACAGACCAGCTCACCCAGGCAGCCATGACGGATATTCTGACGGGTCTGGCCAACCGCAGATCCCTTGAGCTCACAATGAATCAGTGGATTGCCGCGCAGTTTTCGTTCTCTGTGATTGTGCTGGATGTTGATAAATTCAAATTTGTAAATGACACCTACGGCCACCTGGCAGGAGACGAGGTTCTGAAGCAGGTTGCAGGCATATTGAAAATGAGCATACGTCCAGGGGATGTCTGCTGCCGTTATGGCGGAGAGGAGTTCGTTGTGCTTCTTCCGCGAACCAAGCCTTCGGATGCCTATACCGTTGCGGAACGAATCCGCAAAACGCTGGAAGCCTCTGAAGTTCCTCTGGCGGTTAAAGTGACTTCCTCCCAGGGAATTGCTCATTATCCGAGCCATGGCAATACTCTGGAGGAGCTGCTGCAGCAGGCGGACCGTGCAATGTATTCGGCCAAAGGCAGGGGCAGGAACCGGACAGTTATAGCAGATGAGTAAAAATAATAATTCACCTGGGCCTGGGCGGATACATATTCTAACGCAGGAACGATAAAAAACGGATCTGCGGAAAGGAAGGCGTCCAGGTGACTTCATACATGGATTACAAATCACCCACTGCACAATTTAGCTTTGATGTGAATTCAAACACAACGTTTAAGAAGGATGATTGTAATTATATCAATACCCTGTCGATCAAAGAGCTTAATACACTGGAGAATACATCTCTCCTTGATATTTTTCTCAGCCGCTCAAACGTGGTGGAACCGCATTACCACCAGAATGCCGCTGAACTCATCTATTGTATCTCCGGGGCTGCAGTCGTCTCGCTGATCAATCCGTTTACGAACGAGCTGCTGCATTTTCCCGTTACACCAGGCCAGGTGGCCAATGTGCCGCAGGGCTGGTGGCACTATGAAGTGGCTACATCCGATTGTACCCATCTGCTGGCCATCTTCAACGCCCCTGTTCCAGAGGTCATTCTGGGCTCTGATCTCCTGACGCTTACTCCGGCAAATGTACTGGCCCACACCTACTGTCTCAATGAAGCCAAAGTGAAGGACACACTGGCGCCGGTGAAGCCGGGCACCTTCATTGGCCCGCCTGCAGACTGCTGCGAACCCGGCACAACCGAGGAAGCTAATGCGGCTCATGCCAACAATATGGCTCCGTATACTTATCCGCTGGTTCCGCAATCGCTTCAGCCCTTTGGTTATCAGCCTGCGCCGATGCACGGCTATTACGGCCAGCCCTATGTCCAGCAGTACCACGACCAGCCTTATGTTCAGCCTTATCCGGGCCTGCAGACAGCGGTGGACCCGGCCGGGAATGTGTGAACCTAAGCTCTAACTGAACAGCCGGCAGACTTTTGTGCCTCCCCGGGACCCGTCAAATGGACGGGTTTTTACTGTGCCCGATGCATTTATGGTATCTTACGGGAGGGGCTGCTGCTCTTGGTCTATCGTCAACTGTTCCGGGTAATAGAAGGGAGAAGCCACCCGCAGATTGCTCCCTGCGGGTGGCTTCGTTGTTAAGACAAGCGGACTAATATGCGGCCCCGTGTGTTGGATTGAAGGATATCCTCCAGTGCAGCAGGCAGCCCGGTTAAAGTGATCTCGCGGTCCACAAGCGCGTCCAGCCGCTCAGGCTTCAGATCAGAGGCCATCCGTTCCCAAATCTGAATGCGCTCTTCCATCGGACAAGCGACAGAATCAATTCCCAGCAGATTGACACCGCGCAAGATAAAGGGCAGAACAGACGCCGGTACCGCTGTTCCGGCGGTTAAGCCGCTGGCGGCAACTGAGCCGCCGTAAGCGATTGAGCTGAGCACTGCTGCCAGCGGAGTGCCGCCTACTGAATCAACCGCCGCCTGCCACAGCTGCTTGTCGAGCGGCTTGCCGGACCCTCCGCTGACCTGTTCACGCGAAATGATCTCAGCGGCTCCCAGCGCCTTCAAGTAGTCTGCTGCGTCTGCTCTGCCTGTACTCGCTGTAACTTGGTAGCCTTTCTTGGCAAGCATGGCTACCGCCGATCCGCCAACCCCGCCGGTTGCGCCGGTGACCAGCACTTTGCCCTTATCCGGGGCAGCACCGTGAGCCTCCAATGCCTGGATGGACATGGCCGCGGTATACCCGGCTGTACCATAGATCATCGCTTCCCGCAGGGTAAGGCCCGCCGGCAGCGGCATGACCCATCCGGCAGGGATGCGCGCATACTCGCTGAAGCCGCCGTAATGGGAGACGCCGATACCGTAGCCGGTGGCAATGACCGCTTGTCCTTCCTGGAATCGCGGGTCTGCGGAAGAAACGACCGTTCCCGACAAATCAACACCTGGAATAAACGGATAATTCCGTACGATATTCCCGTTCGGGATACTCGCGAGTCCGTCTTTATAGTTCACACTGGAATAAGCAACACGAATCAACACTTCTCCGGCAGGCAGTTTCTCAAGCGAAAGCGGCTGTACCGCCACGGAAAAGCTCTCCCCTTTATCGACAACCAAAGCTTGAAAGGTTTCTGTCATGCAAGGTCTCTCCTTTTGACGAGCTGTAATGTAAGTCAGTTATATATTATTTATTCTGACCGGTCAACTTTTTATTCTCTATGATATAATGTACAGTATTCCCTTATTCGCGGAGGTTGCTATGGTACGCTACAAGAAATCGGAAGAGAAACGCAAGCAGATCCTTTTTGCCGCCTTTCAGGCGTTGTCTGAGCTTGGCTACGATTCTGTGACCCTCCAGACGATCGCCGACCATGCCGAAGTCAGCAAGGGGGTCGTGCATTATTATTTTGGCAGCAAGGAAGCGGTCCTGGTGGAGCTGCTGGAATGGCTGACTGCGAAAATATCCGCCAAAGAGCAGGCAGCGGTGCAGGAGCAGCCGACAGCAGCAGGCAAGCTTAAGGCTTACATTGATTCCGCATTCCCCGGACCTGCGAAGAACCGTTCCTTTTACCGTGTATATCTGGATTTCCTGGCCAGAGCCAGCCGGATTCCGGTGTACCGGGAGATTAATCAGCGTTTCTATGACAACTGCGCACGGATCAGCACGGAGGTGCTGACACTGGGCCAGAAGGAAGGGATTTTTGCCAAGGCACTAATCCCGGACACTACAGCCCCTGTTATCCGTGCGATTATTGACGGCTGTCTGATCCAGTGGCTGATGAAAGACGACGACGAGCTGCATGCTGCATATAAGGAATCGTGCTATGAGGCGGTGATGAAGGTGCTGAGGGTGTAAAAAGCTTTGATTGGGTCTTCTGCATACATGGAGCGTGCAAAGCACTGCCGGGACGGTAAGTTTAAGTGAAACTGCAATTAGTGGTATTCATTTAGGTTGCTGCAAGCAGAAAATATTATGTATAAAATGTGAACTGTAGTATATTGGACATAGATTGGTCAGAAAAAGGAGGCTAGCTCTATGTCGATTGCGACAACGATGATTATCCGGCTGGAAATCCGCAAGTCAGTTGCGACCTTTGGAGATGTGGCGTCGAGACTTGCTGCGGTCGGTGGCGATATCGTGGCCATTGACGTGATTCGGGCAGGCAAGGATGTGACTACACGGGATATTACGGTCAATGTGCAGGATGCTGCGAATGAAGAGATTATCACGGTGCTTACGGACATGCCGGGGATTAAGGTCATCAATATATCGGACCGGACCTTTCTCGCCCATATCGGCGGCAAAATTGAGATTACCCCCAAGATGCCGATCAAGAACCGGGAAGACCTCTCACTGGTCTATACACCGGGGGTGGCGCGTGTCTGCATGGCGATTGCCGAGGACCCGGGCAGAGCCTATTCCCTTACGATGAAAAGAAATACAGTAGCTGTCGTCACTGACGGTACAGCAGTGCTGGGGCTGGGCGATATCGGACCGGAAGCGGCGATGCCGGTGATGGAGGGGAAGGCGATGCTGTTCAAGCAGTTGGCGGATATCGATGCTTTTCCGTTATGCCTGGATACCAAAGATCCGGAAGAAATTATCCGCGTTGTGAAAGCGGTTACTGCCGGGTTTGGCGGAATTAACCTGGAGGACATCAGCTCTCCGCGCTGCTTCGAGATTGAACGGCGGCTGTCAGCTGAATTAGATATTCCCGTGTTTCATGACGATCAGCATGGGACGGCAGTTGTAGCTTTGGCCGGTCTTTTGAATGCGCTGAAGGTGGTCGGGAAAAGAGTAGAGGATTGCCGGATTGTCGTGGTTGGCATCGGGGCAGCGGGCGTTTCGATCTGCCGTCTGCTGCTGGCGGCGGGGGCACGGAGCTTGTATGCGGTGGACCGGGCGGGCATTCTGCACAAGGGCCAGACGTATGACAATGCCGAGTGGAGCTGGCTTGCCGAAGCCACGAATCCCGAGGGGCTGACCGGAGGGCTGACGGAGGCGATGCAAGGGGCGGATGTGTTCATCGGGGTATCCAGTGGAGGCATCCTGAGCGTGGATCATCTGAAAAGTATGGCGGAGGATAACATCGTGTTTGCCATGGCGAACCCGATTCCCGAGATCGAACCGGAGCTGGCCGAGTCTTATGCCCGGGTGGTAGCAACCGGAAGAAGCGATTATCCGAATCAGATCAATAATGTGCTTTGTTTTCCGGGGATTTTCCGCGGGGCGCTGGACTGCAGGGCCAAGGTGGTGAATCTGGAAATGAAGCTGGCTGCGGCTCAGGCGATTGCTTCGGTGGTTCATCCGGACGAGCTCAATGAGCAGTATATCATCCCGAGTATTTTTAATGAGAAAGTGGTTGAAGGGGTACGGGAGGCGGTTATCCGGGCCGCTATCGCAACAGGTATGGCACGCAGGCTTCCGCCTGACATTTCGGAGTAAGACAGGTTAACTGCGGGTTTTTACGCATCATAATTTGCCGGCAAAAGGGTACAGTGAGAAGTGCCGCTGTATCTTTTTTTTAATATATGCATCATATGTTACACACTTAGCTGAAATTTACTTATCCATAGGAGGGTACATGTACAGCAGAATTCATATCATGGGAGCTTCGGGAGCGGGAACCAGCACCCTGGGGCGGGCTTTGGCTGAACATTTGCCGCATGTCCATTTGGACAGCGACGATTATTTCTGGGAGCACAAATATACACAACAGACACAGATCACAGAACGGCTGCGCGCGATCGGGTCTGATCTGGACCAGCAAGAGCCCTACATATTGTCGGGAGCGGTCTGCGGGTGGGGCGACGGGCTGCGCCCGCGTTTTGATCTGGTGGTATTTCTGTGGATTCCCCCGGAAATCCGGCTTGAACGCCTGAGAAAGAGGGAATATGAGCGGTATGGTGCGGACAGTCTGCCTGGCGGCAGCATGTTCCAAGAGGTGCAGACTTTTATGGAGTGGGCGGCTTTATATGATACGGCGGGACCGGAAGTCAGAAGCCGGGTGCTGCATGAGGAATGGATGTCACGGTTACAGTGTCCTGTGCTAAGATTGGAAGAAGATTTGACAGTGGATGCGCGGGTCGAGGCTGTACTGCGGGAGTATGATGCTGAAGCTTTACGGCGTTAAGACTTGAAAAAAGCAGCAGCTGGCTGCTGGAACGTGAACTGCGCCGAAGGGGCTTCAAGGGCAGACGGATGATTCATCCGCAAAATGGGCAGCTATATATCTATGAAAAGGAATAATCCAATAAACCAACAGGAAGCGGGATAACTACATATGGTCACTATTAAGGAAATTGAGTACGGATCACTGGACGCATTGAACAAGCTCTACGATGAACTGACCGGTCATCCTACAAAACCGCAGAAGCTCGAGGCTGCATTTCGCTCAATTCAGGCAGACAGCCGGTACATACTGTTAGGCGCTTTTGTTGACGGGGAGCTGCTGGGGTCAATGATGGGTATTGTGTGCCAGGATCTTGTGGGCGAGTGCCGTCCGTTTATGGTCATTGAAAATGTGGTCGTTTCTTCCCGCTCACGGCGCCAGGGCCTCGGCAAAAAGCTTATAGCCGCCCTGGAGGCCATCGCTCACGAAAGAGACTGCTATTACATCATGTTCGTCTCCGGTGAGAAGCGGAAGGAAGCGCATATTTTTTATGAGGCGATGGGCTACCGGGAAGAAAAGGTGGAGGGGTACCGCAAGCATCTGAGCTCGCACTAGAGGCAACTTGCGGTCCTTACACTCCTTCTACTACTGTGGCCCTACATTTCTGCGATGAGGTCGACATCCCACTATCGAAAGATCAGCTCCCCGTACTCTT
This genomic window contains:
- a CDS encoding acryloyl-CoA reductase, with translation MTETFQALVVDKGESFSVAVQPLSLEKLPAGEVLIRVAYSSVNYKDGLASIPNGNIVRNYPFIPGVDLSGTVVSSADPRFQEGQAVIATGYGIGVSHYGGFSEYARIPAGWVMPLPAGLTLREAMIYGTAGYTAAMSIQALEAHGAAPDKGKVLVTGATGGVGGSAVAMLAKKGYQVTASTGRADAADYLKALGAAEIISREQVSGGSGKPLDKQLWQAAVDSVGGTPLAAVLSSIAYGGSVAASGLTAGTAVPASVLPFILRGVNLLGIDSVACPMEERIQIWERMASDLKPERLDALVDREITLTGLPAALEDILQSNTRGRILVRLS
- a CDS encoding GTP pyrophosphokinase, coding for MNTQDQIEKFKQLKYDLTRFMMIYKFALEEIETKIEILKQEFQMLHDYSPIEHTKSRIKSPESIMNKMLRKNSELSLPAIKASIKDIAGLRITCSFISDIYQVSAMLQKQDDLKVLGVKDYIKNPKPNGYQSLHLLVEVPVFLSDCQEHVCVEVQIRTIAMDFWASLEHKIFYKYSQSVPEHLTRELKNAADKAYELDLQMERLHREIKEIKDAQGDDSDEELRRIIINNQQFNLPANFIKLLGE
- a CDS encoding HAD family hydrolase, with amino-acid sequence MNPYKVVSLDMFQTLVNIEGRRNRIWKPILQQDFSEARALELAQALLNHYFAQAAAIRDAGSFCTSQEIYRSGFEKVFHEHRLSFDCHEAVDILFAEHRLSGLYADTRPFLQKISEAYQVCIVSDTDTLMLPDFYKEYPIRLFTSEDYGSYKNDGLNRMFTEVIAYYGVQPGEILHIGDSASDVLGAARAGIRSCWINRTGSAWNHAGQPPDYTVGNLEEIYAILEPGVHTAHT
- a CDS encoding glycoside hydrolase family 9 protein, which produces MSKPNLRSITVNQIGYSTEGAKIAIVNGEGQGFRVIREETGEVVYAGKSGAAVLDKPSGAKARAADFSEVRTAGRYYIEGDDGSISASFVIADKPYQELQQGLLKAFYYFRCGVELTGEYAGPWAHGACHTAEGIVHGQPEKRLDGCGGWHDAGDYGKYSGPGAKAIADLLLAYELYPAAFEAAVPLPESDGRTPDVLLECKVELDWLFKMQEAGTGGVYHKLTTLNFPGLDVMPENDTAELYISPVSAAATGDFAGVMAMAARVYEPYDQAYARQCLAAAQAAWTWLEQHPGVPGFTNPPGITTGEYGDGNDQDERFWAAAELYRTTGMEVYHEAVQALAKLPFPKYSLGWADMGGYGTLAYLLSGKSATQTALYASLKQGLLAEADRLVQQCREDGYRISLLEEDYIWGSNMLVMNNAMLLLAAEHFSGNTAYAGCALDHLHYLMGRNVLDISYVTGFGDRPVMHPHHRPSVGDGVADPVPGMVSGGPDRGLHDEYAARHLQGKPAAQCFADHDLSYSTNEVTIYWNSPAVFVTARFNV
- a CDS encoding NAD-dependent malic enzyme, producing MSIATTMIIRLEIRKSVATFGDVASRLAAVGGDIVAIDVIRAGKDVTTRDITVNVQDAANEEIITVLTDMPGIKVINISDRTFLAHIGGKIEITPKMPIKNREDLSLVYTPGVARVCMAIAEDPGRAYSLTMKRNTVAVVTDGTAVLGLGDIGPEAAMPVMEGKAMLFKQLADIDAFPLCLDTKDPEEIIRVVKAVTAGFGGINLEDISSPRCFEIERRLSAELDIPVFHDDQHGTAVVALAGLLNALKVVGKRVEDCRIVVVGIGAAGVSICRLLLAAGARSLYAVDRAGILHKGQTYDNAEWSWLAEATNPEGLTGGLTEAMQGADVFIGVSSGGILSVDHLKSMAEDNIVFAMANPIPEIEPELAESYARVVATGRSDYPNQINNVLCFPGIFRGALDCRAKVVNLEMKLAAAQAIASVVHPDELNEQYIIPSIFNEKVVEGVREAVIRAAIATGMARRLPPDISE
- a CDS encoding TetR/AcrR family transcriptional regulator — translated: MVRYKKSEEKRKQILFAAFQALSELGYDSVTLQTIADHAEVSKGVVHYYFGSKEAVLVELLEWLTAKISAKEQAAVQEQPTAAGKLKAYIDSAFPGPAKNRSFYRVYLDFLARASRIPVYREINQRFYDNCARISTEVLTLGQKEGIFAKALIPDTTAPVIRAIIDGCLIQWLMKDDDELHAAYKESCYEAVMKVLRV
- a CDS encoding sensor domain-containing diguanylate cyclase → MPRLGGAGQRPQKKLSLTLLLIGLVTLVVLLTSTILLTASYHSKKKSLIETTLNLNQANADRMSRTMDSLFRSMRSSMAYSADKLSRLDVLPSGEVDDYLELMRKSSTYFNSILLVGADGIVRNTSPATLGMEGKPIKSPWALEALGLKSPYLSEPYTAVSTGRMIIFMSEPVYAPDKHYLGQLGGTIYLQDNNILNMIFGNTDDIDASGSYYYIVSSSGHLLFHPDKERINEDVSGNEVVRELMKGNSGQREALNLRGVQLLAGYSSVQANGWGIVVVSPVSFIQKELWSQIRTTLAYTLIPFAVLLLLAVLLAHQLAQPFVMLADLMSRVGKGKAELPELKPHWNREADLLTKAVTIAWSNIQKHTDQLTQAAMTDILTGLANRRSLELTMNQWIAAQFSFSVIVLDVDKFKFVNDTYGHLAGDEVLKQVAGILKMSIRPGDVCCRYGGEEFVVLLPRTKPSDAYTVAERIRKTLEASEVPLAVKVTSSQGIAHYPSHGNTLEELLQQADRAMYSAKGRGRNRTVIADE
- a CDS encoding HD-GYP domain-containing protein codes for the protein MKVHVTDLKHGDCLLTDTFNSVGLHVLPKRTVVQREEITILIRHKIEYVDIEPRTAVDADGNSLGHSLNDNFDHAIQNYESIFLEALAQGTFTQSMVDDTLQPLMETLDAQKDVVSLLLLLERDDIDTYHHSLQVGLLSYYIAAWMGYSKEERYQISRAGYLHDIGKSQVPLSILNKTGILTPAEEEELKRHTTFGYDIIRGSKMDEKTALVALQHHEFEDGTGYPNQILKSGIHPYTEIVAVANIYMGLTTSRPNQPKQGLVAVLRKVHEMGFGKLNGTVVQALTGHLLPGFVGKSVQLSNGEIGTIVMNNPLDMFRPLVKVDNVFKDLSRERSLSVEEIIM
- a CDS encoding cupin domain-containing protein; translation: MDYKSPTAQFSFDVNSNTTFKKDDCNYINTLSIKELNTLENTSLLDIFLSRSNVVEPHYHQNAAELIYCISGAAVVSLINPFTNELLHFPVTPGQVANVPQGWWHYEVATSDCTHLLAIFNAPVPEVILGSDLLTLTPANVLAHTYCLNEAKVKDTLAPVKPGTFIGPPADCCEPGTTEEANAAHANNMAPYTYPLVPQSLQPFGYQPAPMHGYYGQPYVQQYHDQPYVQPYPGLQTAVDPAGNV